In Amycolatopsis sp. EV170708-02-1, the following are encoded in one genomic region:
- a CDS encoding gamma carbonic anhydrase family protein: MPIYALGDLEPSIHPDAYVHPDATVIGDVRIAAFASVWPQTVLRGDHGYIEIGERSNVQDGCVLHCTRKEPTIIGKSSAVGHSVHIEGARIGEGCLIASGSVVLNGTVVEDGGMVGAGAVLSYGSYVDSGHIALGVPAKTRPNTSFGPDMIKLVVDGYVERAARFRVELRRLDGRE; encoded by the coding sequence ATGCCGATCTACGCACTGGGCGACCTCGAACCCTCGATCCACCCCGACGCCTACGTCCATCCCGACGCGACGGTGATCGGCGACGTCCGGATCGCGGCGTTCGCGTCGGTGTGGCCGCAGACCGTCCTGCGCGGCGACCACGGGTACATCGAGATCGGCGAGCGGTCCAACGTCCAGGACGGCTGCGTGCTGCACTGCACCCGCAAGGAGCCGACGATCATCGGGAAGTCCTCCGCCGTCGGGCATTCCGTGCACATCGAGGGCGCGCGGATCGGCGAGGGCTGCCTGATCGCCTCGGGATCGGTGGTGCTGAACGGAACCGTCGTCGAGGACGGCGGGATGGTCGGCGCGGGCGCGGTCCTCTCCTACGGGTCCTATGTGGACAGTGGGCACATCGCTCTCGGCGTGCCCGCGAAGACCCGGCCGAACACGTCGTTCGGGCCGGACATGATCAAACTCGTGGTGGACGGGTATGTCGAGCGTGCGGCTCGGTTCCGGGTCGAACTCCGGCGCCTCGACGGACGTGAGTAA
- a CDS encoding GNAT family N-acetyltransferase produces the protein MDLRVLAYDHPDAVKLLAEAQLELAARYGSEDETPMDAAQFAAPKGLFLAAYLDDVPVACGAWRAHDGPDPLLPGDAEIKRMFVMASARGRGLARALLADLERTAAEAGRLRMVLETGDKQPEAIALYESAGYREIPGFGYYKDEQGSICYGKSLV, from the coding sequence ATGGACCTTCGTGTGCTGGCCTACGACCACCCCGACGCGGTGAAGTTGCTGGCCGAAGCCCAGCTCGAGCTGGCCGCCCGGTACGGCAGCGAAGACGAGACGCCCATGGACGCGGCGCAGTTCGCCGCGCCGAAGGGACTGTTCCTGGCCGCGTACCTCGACGACGTCCCGGTCGCGTGCGGTGCCTGGCGGGCGCACGACGGGCCGGATCCGCTGCTGCCCGGTGACGCCGAGATCAAGCGGATGTTCGTGATGGCCTCGGCGCGCGGCCGGGGCCTCGCGCGGGCGCTCCTCGCCGACCTGGAACGGACGGCCGCCGAGGCCGGACGGCTGCGCATGGTGCTGGAGACCGGGGACAAACAGCCGGAGGCCATCGCGCTGTACGAATCGGCGGGATACCGGGAGATACCGGGTTTCGGGTACTACAAGGACGAGCAGGGAAGCATCTGCTACGGCAAGTCGCTGGTCTAG
- a CDS encoding GNAT family N-acetyltransferase: MSIEAGLAEAQLRQARNSAAFWAATGRSRGHEVIRRNGFLAVAGDERAGLRVLIQEPGLTDGEVAEITELARRATGPVDAEDPFSATDLSHLGDMRSWRMPVMLRPPSPVAEPSMEVVRVRGEEDLRAAERAVIAGFELDRFEPYREGEMFPMALLREPGVDVFVARLGGEVAGACVTVVEDGFGSHYWVGTPPAFRSRGVGRAVMLGSLVPLTGKPVTLTASKAGRPLYESLGFTVAGESTWWASRS; encoded by the coding sequence ATGTCGATCGAAGCAGGCCTCGCCGAGGCGCAGCTCCGCCAGGCCCGCAACTCCGCCGCCTTCTGGGCGGCCACCGGCCGGTCCCGCGGTCACGAAGTGATCCGCCGCAACGGTTTTCTCGCCGTCGCCGGTGACGAGCGCGCGGGATTGCGTGTCCTGATCCAGGAACCCGGCCTCACCGACGGCGAGGTGGCGGAGATCACGGAGCTGGCCCGGCGGGCGACGGGCCCGGTGGACGCCGAGGATCCCTTCAGTGCCACGGATCTGAGCCACCTCGGGGATATGCGCAGCTGGCGGATGCCCGTCATGCTGCGTCCTCCCTCCCCGGTCGCCGAACCCTCGATGGAGGTGGTCCGGGTGCGCGGGGAGGAAGACCTGCGAGCCGCCGAACGCGCGGTCATCGCGGGCTTCGAACTCGACCGGTTCGAGCCCTACCGCGAGGGGGAGATGTTCCCCATGGCCCTGCTCCGGGAGCCGGGGGTCGACGTGTTCGTGGCACGGCTCGGCGGCGAGGTCGCCGGCGCGTGCGTCACCGTCGTCGAGGACGGCTTCGGCAGCCATTACTGGGTCGGCACGCCGCCGGCTTTCCGCTCTCGCGGCGTCGGGCGAGCCGTGATGCTCGGTTCACTCGTGCCCCTGACCGGAAAGCCGGTGACCCTCACCGCGTCCAAAGCGGGCAGGCCGCTGTACGAATCCCTCGGTTTCACCGTGGCCGGCGAGTCGACCTGGTGGGCTTCACGCTCCTAA
- a CDS encoding thiamine-phosphate kinase, producing the protein MSPNDGTVAGTGEFRLIEAVTAGRKQPESTLLGPGDDAAVVATPDGRTVASTDVLVQGVHFRLDWSSAEQVGRKAVAVNLTDIAAMGARPTSVLMGFACPSDTPTALVAELTQGMWLEADRAGVGIVGGDMVRADQIVISVTALGDLGGREPVTRSGARPGDVVAVCGRLGWAAAGLAVLGRGFRSPVSVVNAQRCPEPDYEAGIRAADGGATSMIDVSDGLLSDLGHIAEASGVGIDVRTADLDVSSRLTEVGTALGADPLKWVLTGGEDHAFAATFPSFAELPEGWTEIGVVTMPDSGVTVDGKRYGHDSGWQHWR; encoded by the coding sequence GTGTCACCGAACGACGGCACGGTCGCCGGGACCGGTGAATTCCGGTTGATCGAAGCGGTGACGGCAGGCCGGAAACAGCCGGAGTCGACCCTGCTCGGACCGGGGGACGACGCGGCCGTCGTGGCCACCCCGGACGGCCGGACGGTGGCCTCCACCGACGTCCTCGTGCAGGGCGTCCACTTCCGGCTCGACTGGTCCAGTGCCGAGCAGGTGGGCCGCAAGGCGGTCGCGGTGAACCTCACCGACATCGCCGCGATGGGCGCCCGCCCGACGTCCGTCCTCATGGGATTCGCCTGCCCCTCGGACACTCCGACGGCACTCGTCGCCGAACTCACCCAGGGCATGTGGCTCGAGGCCGATCGCGCCGGGGTCGGCATCGTCGGCGGCGACATGGTGCGCGCCGACCAGATCGTGATCAGTGTCACCGCACTGGGTGACCTCGGCGGCCGGGAACCGGTGACGCGGTCCGGCGCGCGGCCCGGCGACGTCGTCGCGGTCTGCGGACGGCTCGGCTGGGCGGCCGCCGGTCTCGCCGTGCTCGGCCGGGGTTTCCGGTCACCGGTCAGCGTGGTGAACGCGCAGCGCTGCCCCGAACCGGACTACGAGGCGGGCATCCGCGCGGCCGACGGCGGCGCGACTTCGATGATCGACGTGTCCGACGGGCTCCTGTCCGACCTCGGCCACATCGCCGAGGCCTCCGGCGTGGGGATCGACGTGCGGACGGCGGATCTCGACGTGTCGAGCAGGCTGACCGAGGTCGGCACCGCGCTCGGCGCCGACCCGCTGAAATGGGTGCTCACCGGCGGCGAGGACCACGCGTTCGCGGCCACCTTCCCCTCGTTCGCCGAACTGCCGGAGGGCTGGACCGAGATCGGCGTGGTCACCATGCCGGATTCGGGGGTCACGGTGGACGGGAAGCGGTACGGCCACGACAGCGGCTGGCAGCACTGGCGTTAG
- a CDS encoding Lrp/AsnC ligand binding domain-containing protein — MVHAYILIQTEVGKAAAVAAEISTISGVTSSEDVTGPYDVIVKAAADTVDQLGQLVVAKVQNVEGITRTLTCPVVHL; from the coding sequence GTGGTCCACGCATACATCCTCATCCAGACCGAGGTCGGCAAGGCCGCCGCGGTCGCCGCGGAGATCTCCACCATCTCCGGTGTCACCAGTTCGGAGGATGTCACCGGCCCGTACGACGTCATCGTCAAGGCCGCCGCCGACACCGTCGACCAGCTCGGCCAGCTCGTGGTCGCCAAGGTGCAGAACGTGGAGGGCATCACCCGTACGCTGACCTGCCCGGTGGTGCATCTCTGA
- a CDS encoding DUF3515 domain-containing protein: MADTDTGAPPKPLLIAAACLAILLVAGVAVFGLTRGAESDAPAADGPLPLVPVPAPQSGSPECAKLIGALPHELTSSGATLVRRTLADPAPEATIGWGTGDPVVLRCGLGKPPELTRTSQLRTINGVQWLQVEGEGTATWFVVDRPVYTALTVPDTAGTGPLQTVSEVIAANLPAVPLRF; encoded by the coding sequence GTGGCTGACACGGACACCGGCGCTCCCCCGAAACCCCTGCTGATCGCGGCCGCCTGCCTGGCGATCCTGCTCGTCGCGGGGGTGGCCGTCTTCGGGCTGACCCGCGGCGCGGAATCCGACGCCCCGGCCGCGGACGGCCCGCTCCCGCTCGTCCCGGTCCCGGCGCCGCAGTCGGGGTCACCCGAATGCGCGAAACTCATCGGCGCGCTCCCCCACGAGCTCACGTCGTCCGGCGCCACGCTGGTCCGGCGGACGCTGGCCGATCCCGCCCCCGAGGCGACGATCGGCTGGGGCACCGGCGACCCGGTGGTCCTGCGGTGCGGTCTCGGGAAGCCGCCGGAGCTGACCCGGACCTCGCAGCTGCGGACGATCAACGGCGTCCAGTGGCTGCAGGTCGAGGGTGAGGGCACCGCGACGTGGTTCGTGGTGGACCGCCCCGTCTACACCGCGCTCACCGTGCCGGACACCGCGGGGACCGGGCCGCTCCAGACCGTTTCCGAGGTCATCGCCGCCAATCTCCCCGCGGTGCCGCTGCGGTTCTGA
- a CDS encoding zinc-binding dehydrogenase produces the protein MREIRVSRFGGPDVLEQVEVPTPEPGAGELRVAVTAAGVGWLDALIRRGDGPDVFAVEPPYVPGGSVAGTVDAVGAGVDAAWLGERVLAHAPGGYGGGYADTVVALPDDTFVIPEGLDPRHAVALFDDGSTALALLEKTPVTAGERVLVVPGVGGLGSVLVQLARAAGATVIAAVRGEEKAAIARKLGAEPVDYSVADWTGEVLALTGGHRLDVVFDGVGGELGAASIALLKNGGRFSGYGMSSGAETVFGDADRARLSVVDMAQLVGFWPDNPRRVREVLRQAAGGRLTPVIGRTYPLAEASAAHSDIEARRYTGKSLLLP, from the coding sequence GGAGCTCCGCGTCGCGGTGACGGCGGCCGGGGTCGGCTGGCTCGACGCCCTCATCCGGCGAGGCGACGGGCCCGACGTGTTCGCGGTCGAGCCACCGTACGTGCCCGGAGGCTCGGTGGCGGGCACCGTCGACGCGGTGGGTGCCGGAGTCGACGCGGCCTGGCTGGGCGAGCGGGTCCTCGCCCACGCGCCCGGTGGATACGGCGGGGGATACGCGGACACGGTCGTCGCGCTGCCGGACGACACCTTCGTGATTCCGGAGGGGCTGGACCCCCGGCACGCGGTGGCCCTGTTCGACGACGGCAGTACCGCGCTGGCGTTGCTGGAGAAGACCCCGGTCACCGCCGGGGAGCGAGTCCTGGTGGTGCCCGGCGTCGGCGGGCTCGGCAGCGTGCTGGTGCAGCTCGCCCGCGCCGCGGGCGCGACGGTCATCGCGGCGGTGCGCGGTGAGGAAAAAGCGGCGATCGCGCGGAAACTGGGCGCCGAGCCGGTCGACTACTCGGTGGCCGACTGGACGGGCGAGGTCCTCGCCCTTACCGGCGGCCACCGCCTGGACGTGGTCTTCGACGGCGTCGGAGGCGAGCTCGGCGCCGCCTCGATCGCGTTGCTGAAGAACGGCGGCCGGTTCTCCGGCTACGGCATGTCCAGCGGAGCGGAGACCGTGTTCGGCGACGCCGACCGCGCCCGGCTGTCCGTTGTGGACATGGCGCAGCTGGTCGGATTCTGGCCGGACAACCCGCGCCGGGTGCGGGAAGTGCTGCGGCAGGCGGCAGGCGGGAGGCTGACGCCGGTCATCGGCCGGACGTATCCGCTGGCGGAGGCGTCCGCCGCGCACTCGGACATCGAGGCGCGGCGGTACACCGGGAAGAGCCTGCTTCTGCCCTGA